The following nucleotide sequence is from Primulina tabacum isolate GXHZ01 chromosome 2, ASM2559414v2, whole genome shotgun sequence.
acatatatttctcatttccttcattcattgtttgagtatcatacccatgggaatatatatcattaaaactcaaaaaatttcttttcgattgtggtgaatataaagcatcattgatcaaaaattttgtaccattaggtaacaaaaattgtgctttaccacatcctttaatcaagtctacaggaccttatattgtattcaccgttgtttttgttggttttagttccaagaaatatcttttatctcggaggatagtgtgcgttgtaccactatcgggtatgcaaacttcagctttgctcatagcattttccatatttgaacttcaaaaaaatatgcaatgaaataaattacttgcaatatatatttaaatataacacaaatcataattatacaataaaacattattctatgaatacatgaaaaatagattattgtacatttatattctaccattatattgttcattttcagagaaatcgttgagaaaatctgcagcatcaatattgttcatttctatcccaccaacatattgatcatttccagagaaatcattcataaaatcaccagcatcaaaatgagttgaatcactcaaacggtcactgcgttcagtgaagttggtctccttttctttcccctttaatgattctttataaagtttacaaaggtgctcaggggctcgacaaactttggaccaatgtcccggagtaccacatctgtaacaagaactttcatatctttttgagtgcttctcattaacacttgtattctcatgatgccttttctgtggatggtttgggacgttcttttgagatgagttataaaaataactatctcgattattttcaaaaccacggccttgaccacgaccacggccaattccacgtccacgtccacgacctcgacctcgaccaaaaccttgtctttgaatttgattttggtttccaggtttaaattcatttttacttacagcatttacttctggaaatgctgttgatccagtgggtcgggactgatgatttctcattaatagctcgttgtttttttccgccacaagaagacagacgatgagttcagaatatctcgcgaatccacgtactctatattgttgttgtagagtaatatttgatgcatgaaacgtggaaaatgttttttcaagcatctcagattctgtgacctcatgtccacaaaattttaattgcgagattattctatacatcgccgaattgtaatcactgacttttttaaagtcttggaatctcaatgtatttcattcatcccgggcggtcggaagtataacttctcttatatgttcgaatctttcttttaatcccttccacaaagccatgggatttttttcagtcagatattcacatttcaatccatcgtcgagatgtcgacgcaaaaatatcatggctcttgccttttcttgtgacgtgcatatgccattttctttaatggtctcgcttagacccaatgactcaagatgcatttctacatctagagtccatggcatataattctttcccgtgatgtcgagcgcaacaaattcgagctttgttaaatttgacatggtggtactaaaaaaaattacgatgcattttattagttaataattattgcaatacaaagtaacggataaacaacaagtacaagtatttgtaaaaataaagaaaacacacgaggatgatattctccgataaatacaagactcgtgaaccaaaataattaaaaatatccttgagaaagccatcttcttttttcttcgaaaaatttgatgatgaataattattagagaagaagagaaagttggagtgatggaatgtgtttgtgagatcatatttatagggcaaaaactagccgttttttaccatttatgaccgttggggtacaaaaaaaataaaggtatgtatttgtataattttatggtaataatatgatatatataatattagacatgtttaaataattatgtatatcatatcataatattataatgagtgtcataatttattttgtttaaaaaccttataggcttttatacttgtcgtatcccttaccgggagtgtgggatgtcgtcttaacatcctcccaggatttataacaagtttatgaaaaatttatttttattatttctaataataacattatattgtatattaaataaatacataataaataaataacagtaaaataaatataattatttttgttacctttttcttctgtttggagatTGGAAAAatatgtaggacttttagagcttcgtgctgataacgtgttgtgaaaaagtaaaaatttatggtaaaaagtaaaaatctcaaactctcaaaatttaccaaactacacactttataatatttttctctctactcaattgtgattttcttcacaaatgagagatctatttataggaaatctttacaaataatccaaaaataaaatacaccattacctacatcatcacacactaattttcaatatttacaactcttattttcaacattcaaatatttaacattcaaatattcaatacacatattttaaatattattttccaataatactgttttttttaaaaaaaaattccagaaGGAAATTTATAGTGTATGTTCGTTCACACTCCACCCGCTATTTGTTGGCCCGCCGGCCCGGTACGAAGACTCGGCGGCGGCATCTGCGTGTTGACTTCCCGCCACCGTTGGCCCTCGATGTGTGGTTTCATTATTAACAATTTACCTAACTCAGACTCGGAATTTTAAGTCCTGCATTTATAtgttaataaatattaatatcaattttaCGTACTAATCTTCTGTGAAAAATTGATCCTCCAGTGGATCAACCTTTTCAACAATCAACTGTGCCTGCTCCTTGTTGACTAGTCCACATATTTCAACTCAAAAGCACAACTTGCCTCCATCATATTCCCAAACCTCTGTGCCGATTAAGTAATATTAGGCAAACCAACAACCCAGTTGATCTCTTCAAcgattttcaatttgttgttaTGGTTGAGTAATTTCCTGAAGAAATATAGCCGGTTGATAGATAAAGACTTTTTCTTGTCGAGTTATGGCGAACAGTAGTAGCAAGAATGAGACTTTGTTGAGGCTGAGGGCGGCGGCCGAGGAGGCCGTGCAGTGCATTGGTTTGGGCTATGATTTGACGTTGGACCTGCGGTTTAAGTACTGTAAGAATCAACTTCCCACGAAAGAGGGCTCGAGGTTGATCGCTATGGACCATGATCGGGTCCGGGATATAGCGGTTCCCGGAGGTATTTTGGTCCAGAACGTTTCCAAGTCCATCAACTGTGATAAAGGCGAGCGCATGCGGTTCAGCTCCGACATCCTTCCTTTCCAGCAGGTATCTTTAGAACAATATTTTTATCCACACGTTTTGTAAAACTACCACTTGACTGCCAAAATGTATTAATTGGCCATTTTACCGCTGACCAGCTATACTCTTGGTCCTCCCTTGTAATATCTTTTAAATCGTTCGAGTTTTACAGCAATTCTTAGCTATGAGAGCTGGAACTCGTTAAAGAAGGAAGTctttataattgtttattatAAGAGCTGAAACCTGCATTCTTTTTTGCTACATTGATTCCTTGGATTAGATGTATTTCTCATCATAGTTATTTTGAGAAGTAGCTGAATTTCGTCTTTGAGTTTGTGATTAACACACTATCTCGACTTTAGATGTCAGAGCAGTTCAACCAGGAATTATCACTTTCTGGTAAAATCCCGACTGGCCACTTCAACGCAGCGTTTGAGTTCACAGGTTGTTGGCAAAAAGATGCTGCTTTCACAAAATCCCTTGCTTTTGATGGGGTCTTCATCACCCTCTACAGCATTGCATTGGAAAAGTCCCAAGTGACGCTTTGTGATCATGTCAAACAAGCTGTTCCATCATCATGGGATCCTGCTGCATTGACAAGGCGAGCATGAAACCTCATTTCTCTTACATGTACATCACTGAAACATGAATACACGTATTTACTCTCACTCAAGATGTTTGAATTAAGGGACTGGCCCTTTAATTGTTCTGATATGCCTAGGACAAGAATGGTGTTGCTTTTTAATGGGAAATGATAGTATGAAATATACACACAAAATTAGAACACGTCATAAGTAGTGAAGTTTTCTGATTTCATTTTCCATTCATTTAATTGCCATGATTTCTGGTGGCTGTCAACATTGCTAAGTTGCACGATCCTTCTATCCCCGATTGACTGCATACTGATATATCTTTATTTGAAGATTTTATTATGATTTACATGTGCTGATTAATCATTTGCCTAAGGTACAATCTTTCTGTTAGAGAAATTAAGCTTTTGAAAATACCTTTTTAggtttattgaaaaatatggtACACATGTCATTGTTGGTGTGAAAATGGGGGGAAAGGATGTTATCTATGTAAAGCAACAGTATTCATCGCCTCTTCAACCCATTGAGATACAGAAAAAATTGAAGGAGGTGGCAGACAAGAGGTTTAGTGATGCAAGTGGACAATCTGGCTTGTATCCTGAGAAATCTTATGGCGGTGAAATGGTtagatttaaaaatttatccTTCTATCACCACATGTTTGTGACACAATGTTTTTGTAATGTTATCAAGTCATAAGACCATCTTTTGGACTATTCCAGTAGATGGGAGTGCCTTGTCATAAAGTAGCACATTATGTATGAAATTCATCGCTGAATTTTAATAAGGTTTCCATGTTGCTCCAGCATATTAATAGCAAGGTTGTGTTGAAGTTAACATAAGTACATTATCATGCCAACTTTATGAGGATTGTATGGGGGCAGGGTTTCAAAGGTAGTCTTAAATTACGCAAGACCTATAAAATAGATGAACTGTCCGAATTAAATCAGCAATAATATGACGAAAGTTTGAATTTTTAGttgattttattcaatttagtGCATCAAGTTCTATAATCCTTTTTCTTGGAAAATCAAAGAATTTATTACCGTTTGGAAGAAAAGCCTTTAGTGGTCGAAACCTGTTACAAGATTTTGGTTtcttatttagtaatttaagaaGCATCCTCATGTAAAAATTCCTATAGTTAAATACATCTGTTTAATTCGTTTCAGAATGAGAGTAATGGAAGCAAATTTACGTTCTTGGATCCCGGAACACCAAGTTTTCGCTCCAACGAAAAGGTAATCCCTAGATAAGTTACATTGCTTTTGTTATAAGATCCATCAACTTAGACAATATTCATTGCACAACTCATTCCTTATTGGAGACTTGCGCTGCTGGAATTTTATTGTGGTAGTTATTTCCTTGTTGGTAGGCATAATtttcataatgaaaattccAGGAAATTACTGTCTTCTGGAGGAGGCGAGGCGGAAGCAGCAGCAGGAATATTCCTCATAACAAGTGGTGTCAAACTGTTCAGCTTGAGCCTGAAGTGATATCAATGTCTTTTATTCCGATTTCATCACTTTTGAGTGGAATTGACGGGAGTGGATTCTTGGGTCACGCCATCAATCTATATTTGCGTTGTAAGCAATAAGTATCATTATACTTGATAAATTTCTGgcatcttttaaaatttcacacGCTTACTGAAAATGTCAAGACCTAATGCTGCAAACTTGAGAAGATATAATGCCTGTTCCGAGCTTTCGGAAAATCATGTTATCAGAAACCTTGCAGTTCAAATTTTCAGCTTATATCTTAATGACGTTACATGTTTTTATCAATGAATGTCAACAGCTTAAAAATGGTCAAAAATTCGCCTTAAGGTGGTGGCAATTGGTGTCAGTTTGTCAAAGTTGGCAATTAATTTGTCTTTGTTTTGAGTCCTAAGTATTGGTTTGCCAAAACAAAACAGGGCAATGTTACTGCCATCAGCAGATTATTATTAACCTAATTGTCAGGTTGAGTATCTTCTCATGGAACATAGAATACCATAGTGTATAGGCATTAAACTGCTGCTTCTCTTGCAGATAAACCACCAATAGAAGAGCTTTATCAATTTTTGGAATTTC
It contains:
- the LOC142536900 gene encoding MACPF domain-containing protein At4g24290-like; amino-acid sequence: MANSSSKNETLLRLRAAAEEAVQCIGLGYDLTLDLRFKYCKNQLPTKEGSRLIAMDHDRVRDIAVPGGILVQNVSKSINCDKGERMRFSSDILPFQQMSEQFNQELSLSGKIPTGHFNAAFEFTGCWQKDAAFTKSLAFDGVFITLYSIALEKSQVTLCDHVKQAVPSSWDPAALTRFIEKYGTHVIVGVKMGGKDVIYVKQQYSSPLQPIEIQKKLKEVADKRFSDASGQSGLYPEKSYGGEMNESNGSKFTFLDPGTPSFRSNEKEITVFWRRRGGSSSRNIPHNKWCQTVQLEPEVISMSFIPISSLLSGIDGSGFLGHAINLYLRYKPPIEELYQFLEFQLPKQWAPVFGDLALGPDRKQQGGASLQFSLMGPKLYVDTNEVEVGNLPVTGLRLYLEGKRSNCLAIHLQHLSSLPKSFQLRNESGRHSSNSDDRRYYEKVQGKSFSHICTEPVESDDDHCIVTGAQFEVKESGMKNVLFLRLHFSRVTSATVVRIAEWDGSPASSHKSGIISTIISTRFSTSQKPPPNPSDVNVNSALYPEGPPVPAQTPKLLRFVDTTEMTRGPQNAPGYWVVSGARLMVDKGKISLRVKYSLLAVIPPDEEIITQG